In a single window of the Elaeis guineensis isolate ETL-2024a chromosome 4, EG11, whole genome shotgun sequence genome:
- the LOC105044330 gene encoding LOW QUALITY PROTEIN: uncharacterized protein (The sequence of the model RefSeq protein was modified relative to this genomic sequence to represent the inferred CDS: inserted 1 base in 1 codon) yields MGLVRSPSIRSDESLEGIINEYCSRKANKIRTPRKSSSRFICALTFLQFTFAIYAIFLLYYMTPTIDLRSKPDFSWATRIARNWKHFILQPRMLASFRDDHVTFSPYDVCEHEQLGFLQKKSDDALMIKLKQELYNEVLQFQKKRNSGTETLGELMRMKSKWSLQGLEIPKITVILNHLKRKTLCAQLDSLLHQTLPFHHVWVLSFGSPNELLLKRIVESYNNSRISFISSSYDFKYYGRFQMALQTQADFVYILDDDMIPGRRMLEILSHVGGTEKYKNAVLGSIGRILPFREKDFTFPSYRKLRSKEAGLYLPDPAYDITVERIVQVDFLSSSWFLSADLVKTLFVEKPFTFMTGEDLHLSYQLQKYRNADSYVLPVDPNDKETWGDSEHRLAYVSETTVIFKDIVRVRDDQWWRALSTGYITQWAAMYPQKIDALFYAHSLGEVEALAPLLARFRSTVGKKAYIAVSGGRFCPCEEAAVVLKWPKSVCKERRFKIFNLGIEAISGLSNSEAPILQAVYSSMKGLVKIHXPSLLITVADIDLNVKNALKMAAETNLNRSALVLLPRSVIPKVLWMANLRSTALPNWYKMRVSVNIITQNRASSLQRLLRSLQNAYYLGDEIPLSFNMDGKVDEETLKVVGSFEWEQGPKLIRRRIIQGGLIRAVSESWYPSSDHDFGLLLEDDIEVSPYYYLWIKYALLAYHYDPQVALPELSSISLYTPRLVEVVKERPRWNATDFFKKIHPNTPYLHQLPCSWGAVFFAKQWREFYAYMGSRFTEDAKQNPVQIPRSRTNGWQASWKKFLIDMMYLRGYVSLYPNFPDQMSFSTNHMEPGAHINAKDNVVKHKKEDFEVPLVEDDFTSLLPAGKLPPASKLPVINLFNQPISLKGLKAAGAKLGQDVISCSESELVIVDHRTGLPKNCTKF; encoded by the exons ATGGGTTTAGTTCGAAGTCCGAGTATACGAAGTGATGAATCCTTGGAAGGGATAATTAATGAATATTGCTCTCGAAAAGCTAATAAAATTAGGAcaccaaggaagtcttcttctcgCTTCATTTGTGCCCTCACTTTTCTTCAATTTACTTTTGCCATATATGCAATCTTTCTTCTTTATTACATGACTCCGACCATCGATCTCCGTTCCAAACCAGACTTCTCATGGGCCACTCGTATTGCTCGAAACTGGAAGCACTTCATCCTGCAACCCCGAATGCTCGCAAGCTTCCGAGATGATCATGTTACATTCTCCCCATATGATGTATGCGAGCATGAGCAACTTGGTTTCCTACAGAAGAAGTCAGATGATGCATTGATGATCAAGCTCAAGCAGGAGCTCTACAATGAAGTGCTGCAGTTCCAGAAGAAGCGAAATTCAGGAACTGAAACACTTGGTGAGCTCATGAGAATGAAGTCTAAGTGGAGCTTACAAGGTCTGGAAATCCCGAAAATTACTGTGATCTTAAACCACTTGAAGAGGAAAACACTTTGTGCTCAGCTTGATTCACTACTCCATCAGACTTTGCCTTTCCACCATGTTTGGGTGCTTTCTTTTGGAAGCCCAAATGAGCTTTTGCTTAAAAGAATAGTCGAGAGCTATAACAATTCAAGGATTAGCTTCATTAGCTCGAGCTATGATTTCAAGTACTATGGAAGGTTTCAGATGGCTCTACAGACACAAGCTGATTTCGTTTATATTCTGGATGATGATATGATTCCCGGAAGGAGAATGCTAGAGATTTTATCGCATGTTGGAGGGACCGAGAAGTACAAGAATGCAGTGTTGGGGAGTATAGGAAGAATCTTGCCTTTCAGAGAGAAGGACTTCACATTCCCGAGCTACCGAAAGCTCCGATCAAAGGAGGCAGGCTTGTATTTGCCAGATCCGGCCTATGATATCACCGTTGAAAGGATTGTGCAGGTTGACTTCTTGTCGAGTTCATGGTTCCTCTCGGCCGATCTTGTTAAGACTCTGTTTGTCGAGAAACCTTTTACTTTTATGACTGGCGAAGATCTGCATCTCAG TTACCAGCTTCAGAAATACAGGAATGCTGACTCCTATGTCTTGCCTGTTGATCCAAATGACAAGGAAACTTGGGGAGATAGTGAGCACAGGCTTGCGTATGTCTCCGAGACCACAGTAATCTTCAAGGATATCGTCCGAGTCCGAGATGATCAGTGGTGGAGGGCCCTCTCCACTGGTTACATTACTCAATGGGCTGCAATGTACCCACAGAAGATAGATGCTCTCTTCTATGCTCACTCCCTTGGAGAGGTTGAAGCACTTGCTCCTCTTCTTGCCAGGTTTCGATCAACCGTAGGAAAGAAAGCATACATTGCTGTCTCAGGTGGAAGGTTCTGTCCATGTGAAGAGGCTGCAGTTGTTCTTAAGTGGCCAAAATCTGTTTGCAAGGAGAGAAGGTTTAAGATCTTTAATTTGGGGATTGAAGCCATCTCGGGATTATCCAATTCTGAGGCCCCCATTTTACAAGCAGTATACTCGAGCATGAAAGGCCTGGTCAAAATTC ACCCCAGCTTGCTCATCACAGTAGCTGATATCGATCTTAACGTGAAGAATGCTCTTAAAATGGCTGCTGAAACTAATTTGAACCGCTCTGCATTGGTTCTTCTGCCAAGGTCCGTGATACCCAAGGTTCTTTGGATGGCTAATCTACGATCAACAGCATTACCAA ACTGGTATAAGATGAGAGTTTCTGTTAATATCATCACCCAGAACCGAGCATCCTCTCTTCAGAGGCTCCTCAGATCCCTCCAAAATGCCTACTATCTCGGGGATGAGATCCCTTTGAGCTTCAACATGGACGGCAAGGTTGATGAGGAGACACTAAAGGTCGTAGGATCCTTCGAATGGGAACAAGGTCCTAAACTCATACGGAGGCGCATCATTCAAGGTGGGCTGATTCGAGCCGTGAGCGAGAGCTGGTACCCATCATCTGACCATGACTTCGGCCTCCTACTGGAAGATGACATCGAGGTCTCCCCCTACTACTACCTCTGGATAAAGTATGCGCTCCTAGCCTACCACTACGACCCCCAGGTCGCGCTCCCAGAGCTCTCTTCCATCTCTCTCTACACCCCACGCCTTGTCGAAGTAGTGAAAGAAAGGCCCAGATGGAATGCTACTGATTTCTTCAAGAAGATCCACCCCAACACCCCATATCTCCACCAGCTCCCGTGCAGTTGGGGTGCAGTTTTCTTTGCCAAGCAATGGAGAGAATTCTATGCTTACATGGGCTCGAGGTTCACCGAAGATGCCAAGCAAAACCCGGTTCAGATCCCCAGGTCCAGGACCAACGGGTGGCAAGCTTCTTGGAAGAAGTTCCTCATCGACATGATGTACCTGAGAGGATATGTGAGCCTGTACCCAAACTTCCCCGACCAAATGAGCTTCTCGACCAACCATATGGAGCCCGGTGCGCACATCAATGCCAAGGACAATGTAGTGAAGCACAAGAAGGAAGACTTTGAGGTGCCACTGGTGGAGGATGATTTCACGAGCTTATTGCCGGCGGGGAAGCTGCCTCCTGCTTCGAAGCTGCCAGTGATTAACCTATTCAACCAACCAATCTCTTTGAAGGGATTGAAAGCAGCAGGGGCGAAGCTCGGGCAAGATGTGATCAGCTGCAGCGAATCAGAGCTTGTTATTGTTGATCACCGTACCGGCTTGCCTAAGAACTGTACCAagttctga